A single genomic interval of Pithys albifrons albifrons isolate INPA30051 chromosome 11, PitAlb_v1, whole genome shotgun sequence harbors:
- the GMNC gene encoding geminin coiled-coil domain-containing protein 1, protein MLQIGLIYLEEGKRVNPETTPGFAVWDSCRTAGAEESESSLEVILLALCCCPRAESTPQVGRNGLVKDSLGPPFTSLHPKSTQDRSISPWIAGNSATSLAQPCSERLCCGGCGGATLPAPSGGSGAVRYSPAGAEEGAATRVRAGSSPREQAAPGRDGGAAPGQAPEQQSGWDRSEGSAADTASRRGPPGAEERAPPSPCERPIASAPFPPQSTGRPCPEPDFARLPGCTGPWSASASVSKETWAAVCAAEPPHSQGRQEARLSAEQFCSPQLGAQDAAWQRDQLSSQLYRNKQLQDTLLQKEEELARLHEENNNLRQYLNSALIKCLEEKAKKLLSCHGQKTCAILKSAKRRLKEDHCFVPQDTPHASKARRNLFNGFTACEEQASPAVDSWVLQTLGLKDVNTIDETSANYSALFSDLGKDTYCLSPGEAIDYDHSEAAAAFSCGHMAPTNSSTPPCSEDSPSLPQFSSAPCIFSAVPSVSSLPAYGLPYLTGDLSPNKTEVAFTTSLSPHRNVRTHTFHQGQAFVRRDDDGGWRFTWVPKQAE, encoded by the exons ATGCTGCAGATAGGGCTTATTTAtttggaggaagggaaaagggtgAATCCAGAGACAACCCCAGGCTTTGCGGTCTGGGACTCCTGCAGAACTGCAGGGGCAGAAGAGAGTGAGAGCAGCCTGGAGGTGATTCTGctggctttgtgctgctgccctAGAGCTGAATCAACCCCCCAGGTTGGCAGGAACGGTCTGGTTAAGGACAGCCTGGGACCTCCTTTCACCTCCCTTCACCCTAAATCCACTCAGGACCGTAGCATTTCACCATGGATTGCAGGAAACTCAGccacctccctggcacagccctgctcggAGCGCCTGTGCTgcgggggctgcggcggggCGACTCTGCCCGCGCCCAGCGGAGGGAGCGGGGCCGTGCGGTACTCCCCGGCgggagcagaggagggagcGGCCACCCGGGTCAGGGCTGGAAGCTCCCCACGGGAGCAGGCGGCGCCTGGCAGGGAcggcggggctgccccgggaCAGGCACCTGAGCAACAGTCCGGCTGGGACAGGAGCGAGGGGAGCGCTGCTGACACCGCCTCCCGTCGGGGCCCGCCGGGGGCTGAGGAGAGAGCACCGCCATCCCCCTGCGAGCGCCCCATCGCCTCGGCCCCTTTCCCTCCGCAGAGCACCGGCCGGCCGTGCCCGGAGCCGGACTTCGCCAGGCTCCCGGGCTGCACCGGCCCCTGGTCCGCCTCCGCCAGTGTTTCCAAGGAGACCTGGGCCGCCGTCTGCGCCGCGGAGCCGCCGCACAGCCAGGGCCGGCAGGAGGCTCGGCTGAGTGCGG AGCAGTTCTGCAGCCCGCAGCTCGGCGCCCAGGACGCGGCGTGGCAGAGAGACCAGCTGTCCTCCCAGCTCTACAGAAACAAGCAG CTTCAAGATACTTTGCTTCAGAAGGAAGAGGAACTTGCTAGGttacatgaagaaaataataaccTCCGACAATACCTGAATTCTGCCCTGATTAAGTGTTTAGAAGAAAAAGCCAAG aaactgCTATCCTGCCATGGACAGAAAACCTGTGCTATTCTCAAAAGTGCCAAGAGGAGATTAAAAGAGGACCACTGCTTTGTTCCTCAAGACACTCCTCATGCTTCCAAAGCTAGAAGGAACCTCTTTAATGGATTCACTGCCTGTGAAGAGcaagccagccctgctgtggacAGCTGGGTCTTGCAGACCTTAGGATTAAAAGATGTCAACACCATTGATGAAACTTCAGCTAACTACAGTGCCCTGTTCTCAGACCTTGGAAAAGACACATACTGCCTGAGCCCTGGTGAAGCAATAGACTATGACCacagtgaagcagcagcagcatttagCTGTGGCCACATGGCTCCAACTAACAGCAGCACCCCTCCATGCAGTGAGgactctccctcccttcctcagTTTTCTTCAGCACCATGCATCTTCTCAGCAGTGCCAAGTgtttcctccctcccagcatATGGATTGCCTTATTTGACTGGTGATTTGTCACCCAACAAGACTGAAGTGGCCTTCACAACATCTCTAAGTCCTCACCGCAACGTGAGAACACACACCTTCCACCAAGGACAAGCCTTTGTGCGCAGGGATGACGATGGAGGATGGAGATTCACCTGGGTGCCCAAGCAGGCTGAATAA